The genomic window ATCGAAAAGAACTCGGTAGATGTAGAGAAGAAGACCGTTGAAGCTagtgatgagaagaagaattctgAAGCTGAGACCAGAAACCATGAAGAAAATGGTCTGACCACAGAAGCTGAGGGGAAAGAGAAAACAGCAGAAGGAGAAGCTACCGGATAGCCCTGTTCTGCTCTGCTTCTGTTAGCTCATGAAACTGTAAGTCAGTTGTTTCTATCAATCTATTGAAGTATATGGTTTCCTTTTTGCTTCCTACTCGGAGCATTATCGCGGTGAAAGGTGTTGTTAGGCTGAGATATGTATTATGAGATATGTGCAAGTTCTGTTTGGTTGTAAGGTTATGTAGAGGATATATTATTGACTCTTCTCTAAAACCATTGCAATCACTAGGTTTGATGTTTTATCTTTCTGCTACAATCTTTAGTCATTTTCGTATGGATGGACAATCAAGTTATGAACAAGTCAGATTAAAGATCCACACATAGATTAATCTTCtagatttctttttatcattgGTTCAATCTTCATTTGAACGCCATAAAATGGGaaacccaaataaaaaaatggaagaaagcagaagaagacaagagGAAAAAGGTAAAAGTTTTGCTTTGAGAGTAAAGTAAGAATCTAATGCAAAGAAAGACTTACAAtgttagttttcttatttccttGATTCCATCCTTTTGCATGGTCCCAGGGACGAGGGTTTAGAATCTTTCTATTAAGGAACAACTTCATAGTATAAACTCTTATTGTTCCCATTTtaggattaaaaaaaaaacttgctctgttttcaaaaacatcaTTCGAGACAGTATCTCAAATGGGTTATTGTGTTCCTCTTCGAAAGTCTCCAACTTCACATAtggttttctcttctttcttcctttcgTTTCTCTTAGTCTTCTCTATACTCTCTTCACAAACGGCCGTAGCATTCATCGGAACATATGGTGTAAACTACGGTCGCATAGCGGATAATCTTCCGTCTCCTGACGCGGTAGCAACTCTCCTTAAATCAGCAAAGATTAGAAACACCCGTATCTACGATGCTGACCACTCTGTACTCACGGCGTTCCGCGGGACCGGGATTGAAATCATCGTTGGCTTAGGCAACGAGTTTCTCAAAGACATTAGTGTAGGAGAAGACCGAGCCATGAACTGGATTAAAGAAAACGTCGAGCCTTTCATACGAGGCGGTACTAAAATTAGCGGTATCGCGGTGGGTAACGAGATTTTAGGTGGCACCGATATCGGGCTTTGGGAAGCTCTCTTACCCGCAGCCAAGAACGTTTACTCCGCTCTTCGCCGTCTCGGTCTTCACAATGTCGTCGAGGTACATTACCTTAATCTTGCATACCAAACATGTCGCTAAAACCATGACATCTCGAATTTgcttattttgtttggaaaaagtttttttaaaagattgcACGTTTAACCAACGTTAAATCTcataaatacattatttttttccgaGTAAAGTTGAGAATTTTCTTACAGACAAAATgatcaatcatttttttgtaacccAAAATGATTcagtttaaatatataaatctatTAACCTAGTAACAGAAGTTTGTATTAATGATATGACCATGTCGATCATAATCCAGCTAAGATACGTTAGTAGGCATGCATCAATTTGGATttctctttgaatttttttctttttaaatcaTCTCTAATATTTTTAGGACATCAAACTTAGAACTTAAATGATGATTTAGCCTAAAACattcaatatttgtttatagGTGTCGAGTCCACATTCAGAGGCAGTGTTTGCGAACTCGTATCCACCGTCTTCGTGTACGTTCAGGGACGATGTGGCGCCGTTTATGAAGCCGTTGTTAGCGTTTTTTTGGCAAATTCAGTCGCCGTTCTACATTAACGCCTACCCTTTTCTTGCATATAAATCCGACCCGATTACAATTGACATCAATTACGCCCTTTTCGAGCACAACAAAGGCATCTTGGACCCTAAAACCAAGCTTCATTACGATAACATGTTCGACGCCATGGTCGATGCTTCTTATGCTGCTCTCGAAAAAGCTGGCTACACAAAAGTCCCGGTACGTCCGATCCTTATTACTATCAaccctttttttgtttggtttccaTTAACATTTTCCCTTTGTTACAAGCTTTGCAAAGTACAAACGTAAATGTCAAACTAGACTAAAGACAtttttttggggtcaaaaACATGCATTATATGAGTTTCAACTGAATAATTTGACTCGTTatatgcatttttatttttctatcagTAACATgcattttttatcttttgctATCAGTACTACATGCACTAAGCTACATGTCTTGTCGTACGCGGATTTAAAAGCGTCATGCGAACCTGATTTAATCATTTAATTGTACCTAGGTGATTGTTTCGGAGACGGGATGGGCATCAAAAGGCGATGCAGACGAGCCTGGAGCGTCGGTAAAGAACGCGAGAACATATAATCGGAATCTTAGGAAGCGGCTGCAGAAGAGGAAAGGAACACCGTACAGACCAGACATGGTGGTGAGAGCTTACGTGTTTGCTCTTTTCAACGAGAACTCGAAACCAGGTCCCACTTCCGAGAGAAACTTTGGCCTTTTTAAACCCGATGGTACTATTGCCTACGATATTGGCTTAACCGGACTCAAGTCCTCTTCTGCCACACGGTATCGTTTTAAGTCGTCTCTTGTTTCCGCTTCTGCTTTCacgtgtcttcttcttctttttcaccgGTTGTTCCACTTGTGagatttgtgatttttttaattggtcCTTTGATTATCAAGTTAACCCGTAATTCTTGATTTGCTTGTGATTAGTCacttttaactttaaaatgttaatatacGAGCTCCTAATTACTTTGTGTAATGTCTTCTTGAAATGATATTGTTTAGTGAGGGTAAATGTTGGATTTTTCTACATTATTCTCTAAATATTTCATCCCAAGTCAAAAACagttaaagaaaaagtttattacATAAGCTGCATATGTGAGTTTTTGATGGGACTCAATCACATGAAAACATCACTAGCTACATAACTATTTAAATGTTGTGTACTCACATAAATTTTGATCAAGTATTTGTTCtaactataaaattattttatttgttttgtccaTTGTCTACTTGGTATATATAGCTATCAACCATGTATTTACGTGagcatgaaaattttgattacgTTAACGAATCAAATCTAGAGAGTGCATTAGTCAAGAtatatcttctctctttattagATGCctatatagttttcttataaatcttATTCGACCACCTTCTATTTATGTATTAATATTCCTACGCACTCTCTGATCTTGTGTCAACTAAcactaataaaattattcatGAGATTCAATTTCCACTTGGCAGTAAACATGTGTACGATACACGTTACATCTCtcctatatattaaaaaagttaGTACTTCGATAGAAACATTTTGCAACTaacacaataaataaaaatttatcaatcgaacttataattaattaaatctttaacACATCTAATCTGGTCAACTGATAGATTTTGGATCgtcataattttaaaaaatttctaacaTGTATCGATAAATTTAGAACgcacaaataattttgtaacatCAAACGTATAGTCAACGAATTTCCCGAGACAGACTATAGTCTATAAATATTATGTAACGTAGCAACTTAAATGACTTAACACAGAATGATACAAACAGATCTCCATAATCCCATATGGTCCAAATCCAAAGATTGAAAAACTAAAGATTAGATTCGATATGTTAACGTGAAGACCGCTGAGAGAGGTGAGAGAGAGACCGACACTAATCCTCTACAAAAGGGTGTACCTGTTCATCACCAATCTCAACTGGATCATCACCGTTGATCTGGTCAAGCACAACGACCAAACCCATCGCGAAAGCGCCATCAAAACCCGGTTTAATCTCTAGAGTGAACACATCTCGACCAAGCATCACGTTCGTTGACGCGTCTACTTTGCGTTTGATCTCAGCCACAGTACATTTCTTCGTGTCGTATATGAGACAGCTTCGTTGCGAGAAGTCTCCATCGATAATGTACTCTTCTCCTGTTCCGTCGTAAACTTCTACTTCCATCGTACACCGTCCGATTATCGACGATCTACGGACGCTGAATATCGGTTTCTGACCTTCCGATCTCTCGCCGAGAAAACCTTCCCATCTTTGGTGTAGAGTTGGTCTCTGTTcatcagaaaaataaacaacgAGTTGACTCAGTATCATCTTTAGAACTactatataacaaataaagGACACTATAAATTGTGTTAGCAACTGAGTCGATGACTCGGAATTAGGCTTATACAAAAAgttgattaaaattttcagCTCAAAACAATTTCTTCAGATCTCGTTTCTAACAATGATTTTTATCGATTCTAGCCAAGTCATTATTTGTTTACCAATACAAAAAACTTATCAAGattttcttgacaaaaaaaagaggttaGCAAAAGATTCTTGAATTCTGATGGATGCTCACCAatgaaattcattttttaaaccaaaccCATCTAATCAAATTCAGCACAAGAAGTTGAgcatcaaaatttattataatcaCCTAGCTAGTCACCCTCACGACTAGACTCTTACTCATCCCAACataattttaagaagaaaaaaaggatgaATTAAGTTTACCTTTCGTTTAACGGTAAGGAGACACTTCCCGGTCGCGTCCATGAGGACAATCTCATCGTTATCTCTTGTGTCAGGTCCATAAGAATCAACCCTGAAGATGATATCACCACGGCAGTCATAGGCGGCGAAGCCATCGCCGGTGTAGAAGAGAGAAGTCTTGCAGACGGTGAGTGGTTTGTCTTCTTGGTAAAGATAAGCTTTGTCGACCACAATTCTTTCTCCCATCTTTTTCCCTTCTTTTGGAATGGTCTCTTCAACTaattccatttttatttttattttcttgtgtatgtgtgttttgtgtgtggaagttagattttgtggtttgatTAACGAATGATTTTTAATCTATGATATGGacactcttctcttccttccttTGTCTCTCTATTTATATGTGGTTGATATATACGTACACACGCTTGACGCGTATGTAATGAATTAATATCTTTAAGTCTGCTTCAAAAAAGTCGtaacatatattattgttatttccTATTGGCTAATAATACCAAAGTCACATgcataaataattaaataacatgCTATAACTTAAAAATGTTAGTTTAATCTGTTTTATTAGGCTTTATTCTAAACTATTTTTAGACTGTTTACACGCCGCTTTTATATCCAAgttgcaaaagaagaaacaggtAGGAAGATTGTTTGAAGTTTTTATggtattttaacattttaggTGGTATTATTAGTTTGGGatttaaataaagttttaatgacttaaaatattattgagaatatattgttatttaatcaaattttttaaaaagtttggtattattaatttaaattttttataaatttagaattattgaattcatacttttataaagtcattcaaagttttgtgttattcaactaaaacaaaaaaatcttt from Arabidopsis thaliana chromosome 3, partial sequence includes these protein-coding regions:
- a CDS encoding LURP-one-like protein (DUF567) (Protein of unknown function (DUF567); CONTAINS InterPro DOMAIN/s: Protein of unknown function DUF567 (InterPro:IPR007612); BEST Arabidopsis thaliana protein match is: Protein of unknown function (DUF567) (TAIR:AT1G80120.1); Has 436 Blast hits to 435 proteins in 18 species: Archae - 0; Bacteria - 0; Metazoa - 0; Fungi - 7; Plants - 429; Viruses - 0; Other Eukaryotes - 0 (source: NCBI BLink).) encodes the protein MELVEETIPKEGKKMGERIVVDKAYLYQEDKPLTVCKTSLFYTGDGFAAYDCRGDIIFRVDSYGPDTRDNDEIVLMDATGKCLLTVKRKRPTLHQRWEGFLGERSEGQKPIFSVRRSSIIGRCTMEVEVYDGTGEEYIIDGDFSQRSCLIYDTKKCTVAEIKRKVDASTNVMLGRDVFTLEIKPGFDGAFAMGLVVVLDQINGDDPVEIGDEQVHPFVED
- a CDS encoding Glycosyl hydrolase superfamily protein (Glycosyl hydrolase superfamily protein; FUNCTIONS IN: cation binding, hydrolase activity, hydrolyzing O-glycosyl compounds, catalytic activity; INVOLVED IN: carbohydrate metabolic process; LOCATED IN: anchored to membrane; EXPRESSED IN: root; CONTAINS InterPro DOMAIN/s: Glycoside hydrolase, family 17 (InterPro:IPR000490), Glycoside hydrolase, catalytic core (InterPro:IPR017853), Glycoside hydrolase, subgroup, catalytic core (InterPro:IPR013781); BEST Arabidopsis thaliana protein match is: Glycosyl hydrolase superfamily protein (TAIR:AT2G26600.1); Has 2147 Blast hits to 2134 proteins in 123 species: Archae - 0; Bacteria - 0; Metazoa - 3; Fungi - 0; Plants - 2137; Viruses - 0; Other Eukaryotes - 7 (source: NCBI BLink).), whose amino-acid sequence is MGYCVPLRKSPTSHMVFSSFFLSFLLVFSILSSQTAVAFIGTYGVNYGRIADNLPSPDAVATLLKSAKIRNTRIYDADHSVLTAFRGTGIEIIVGLGNEFLKDISVGEDRAMNWIKENVEPFIRGGTKISGIAVGNEILGGTDIGLWEALLPAAKNVYSALRRLGLHNVVEVSSPHSEAVFANSYPPSSCTFRDDVAPFMKPLLAFFWQIQSPFYINAYPFLAYKSDPITIDINYALFEHNKGILDPKTKLHYDNMFDAMVDASYAALEKAGYTKVPVIVSETGWASKGDADEPGASVKNARTYNRNLRKRLQKRKGTPYRPDMVVRAYVFALFNENSKPGPTSERNFGLFKPDGTIAYDIGLTGLKSSSATRYRFKSSLVSASAFTCLLLLFHRLFHL